From the Pirellulales bacterium genome, one window contains:
- a CDS encoding tetratricopeptide repeat protein: MRSRTHRTLFVALAWLSSISAASISAADKPEKKPAERPQIEPAEPTVPDSIRALLEDRRYADAVAAIDKAVGDKTADQEWLAYLKARSLYLAGSYDDSIAAYKAAETRFPESRWQRRYRFGRALALARKGDFQAAEQIYRAEAEHLLSADRKEELADIYLEFADGYFKPADEQQQPNYAKALEFYNKALEVGPKPEKREEIELRVARCYQELGNHQEAANRYTQFTKDHPDSALDLEARFRLGEVQLTMGQREEARRTWQDLLATYADNNSERIAEATFRLSETYGLPAPSSTEDLELGVASLETFLKEFPEHKLAGQAYLRIANAYVHCGRYEDAVKRLKKFLGDERSAGREELADARVLLGRSYQLQKKFDEALATWRDYLAKHPAHSAWSDVQRSIIDTEFLQGAEAAKAKRYDQARKLWQEFLVKYPLDPRAPRILLEFGRMKFLEEDYDAAIAEWRRVVSKYPNTNESSQAQYLVALTLEEKQGKLEEALKEYRKVTWGNYAAKAQQRISRLTAKEMTVATERVFRSNETPKIKLTTRNIESVTVRAYTVDLETYFRKMHLAGGVEGLDIALIDPDKTFEFDVPKYAQYQQLASEVEIPFEFRVAGVPGGVMAVTVSGKTLEATTLVIQSDLDVIVKSSRDEIFVFAQNMRTGKPWPKVRLLISNGQQVFAEGEAGDDGVFQKSYQELKSAGDVRVFSVADLSVASNVVGLNGVGVSSGLTARGYIYPDRPAYRAGQLVHVRGVVRNVADDRFTIDEGKKFHFEVYDSRSRLIRQDEVTLGKFGSFHAHFVLPDSSVVGDYRIQVYDDAGQNYQGAFRVHEYQLEPVRLAVDTDRKVFYRGEEIVGKITAKFYYGAPLADREIRYQLAGGRVYTGTTDEKGELEFKLPTREYRESQTLPLVVTLAERNLRTSVNFYLATQGFSIGLSTVRKVFVSGETFEVSLNTRDAEGKPISEELTLNVLKRTTVEGKVGETEAEEHEIATDKDGKGRLTLRLEEGGQYALRAEGTDRFDNPISGTSLVQISDDSDRVRLRILADRHTYKVGDRATVQLHWREAPALALVTFQGGKILDYQLVQLKTGANELAIPMTTLLAPNFDLAVAVMTDAREAKEKDDDPENNSVGNGAPPGPRGVPRRFHEASSPFTVERELRLTIATKPKQGDAARPGEEVEVTITASDPQGKPVEAELSLAMIEQALWEMFGSNVAAIADFFRGQPRASAVRTASSVAFSYYPATQPINPQLLAEKDRREVEAMEEERRKALSELTSSQTAELQRQQIAAEPQARAKVNRELSLRNGNMDDALVAEELGEVESVLGTNVYPVGDLVGTIEHDAKTQSRASGDVFYDQIRRPRGSMVVEESAIPFDDLSVSGVPAANGPVAGGLGGFAGRRSGLASRQAGAEAYGFGVNDGKVKARPFFEQDEAKSEAAKSELADRNQMYFAPADASALMMGRLAKPESNPTVLLADGSQKTWQLGLNFTIPDGQKLRDAAEKNAKLLEEAEAMRTAGAVILPPQASQETAYWNPAIVTDKDGKATVTITLPERTTAWKLLAKGITTETLAGEAESELVVKKELFGELKLPLAFTDGDEAEILTTMHNDAVEKGKIEVTLKTTIGGKAVEEKKTIEASKGMQEVPFSVKLELPREEERQKAEGKGQKEEASTDAVEIELTIVAGEKRDVVRRTVPIRPYGMPVFATASGSATSDTTAFVEAPEGMTLESPKLEVIVGPTVEQSLLDALLAPAPLCQLGALRLASGIDTSTSDLMAAIGLQRLVGATRQAGTPQAEALDARVRSSLSLLVSSQNDDGGWSWTGRGGASNRYTSARVVWALSLGKAAGYKVADDNFEKAIGYIQSQVATTAETDYDSKSVLLAALASAGRGDFTLANRLYRNRPALSTGALVYLALALAEMDRQPMAHDLFELLAKRKLDGSVEELNTRAVLAWNDSSAELRALYLLALEKAEPESTKIRDHVDWLMAHRTGHRWSPDKATGPAMLALGQWFAKTRFDTEHYQLTLVVNGFEVTKLDVTPEAKTQTVAIPAGLLKKDKQRIQFQLAGRGQYTYQCLLSGFVPAGKLKSTTKNWLVKRFYEPAPRELDGQTIPRGFDVLQGAFTTFRNPLTQLPVGQRGHVELHVSRINLRADTADEKVEYLVVSEPLPAGVTVIEQSVTGAFERFELTPGEITFFIGSQKWPGPIQFDVHGYLPGEYRAGPTAVRNAYRPDQLAVADARQLTVLPLGQKSQDEYRLSPRELFEFGKRYFEKHEWQAAAAHLTELMNKWNLQPQFYQESARMLLDVYLELGVDAEIVRWFELIKEKWPDVELPFAKIVRVGAAYDKIGEYERSFLVFRATIEGSFSRESNVAGFLEGQGEFLRSVAVMGRLLAEYPPEPYAAAAQYALAQRVYAYAQQAAGDQKLRDKKITRVDLIEHAVTMLDGFLTAYPEDPAADQASFSLANALLELKAYARAVERCQRFAERYSSSDYLDSFWYIVGYSYFALGEHERALEMCRKVAEAKHVDRQTGREEESRNKWQAIYILAQVYNSLGKAAEAIKEYTRVEERFADARRAIEYFTRKAIELPEVSTFEPDEKVKVDLKFRNVARCDTRVYKIDLMKFSLLKRNLSHITDINLAGIRPYHEAAIELGDGKDYRDRTRKLPLPLKDEGAYLVVCRGDDLHASGLVLVTPLKVEVQEEPSSGEVRTTVKDVTKDRYINEVHVKVIGSRNAEFISGETDLRGVFVANGVQGTATVIAEEGDNRYAFFRGHAELGTPPPPAATPAEQQPAGAAGKPMANDSEQLLRQLQESNSMIQQMQCENLKNIYQQNKQGVQLKEAF, from the coding sequence CGCTGGCCCGCAAAGGCGATTTCCAGGCCGCAGAGCAGATTTATCGTGCCGAGGCCGAGCACCTCTTGTCGGCCGATCGCAAGGAGGAACTGGCCGACATCTATCTGGAGTTCGCCGACGGCTACTTCAAGCCGGCCGACGAACAGCAGCAGCCCAACTATGCCAAGGCCCTCGAGTTCTACAACAAGGCGCTCGAAGTCGGCCCGAAGCCCGAAAAACGCGAAGAGATCGAGCTGCGTGTGGCACGCTGCTACCAGGAGTTGGGCAACCATCAGGAGGCTGCCAACCGTTACACGCAGTTCACCAAAGACCATCCGGATAGCGCCCTCGACCTGGAAGCCCGTTTTCGCCTGGGCGAGGTGCAGTTGACGATGGGCCAACGTGAGGAAGCCCGTCGCACCTGGCAGGACCTGCTGGCCACCTACGCCGACAACAACAGCGAGCGGATTGCCGAGGCGACGTTCCGGCTTTCGGAGACCTACGGCTTGCCCGCTCCCTCGTCGACGGAAGACCTGGAACTGGGCGTCGCCTCGTTGGAGACGTTCCTGAAAGAATTCCCCGAGCACAAGCTGGCCGGGCAAGCCTATCTGCGCATCGCCAATGCCTACGTCCATTGCGGACGATACGAAGACGCGGTGAAGAGGCTCAAAAAGTTCTTGGGCGACGAGCGGTCCGCCGGTCGCGAAGAGCTGGCCGATGCCCGCGTGCTATTGGGCCGTTCGTATCAGCTTCAGAAGAAGTTCGACGAGGCGCTGGCCACTTGGCGCGACTACCTGGCCAAGCATCCGGCCCATTCGGCCTGGAGCGACGTGCAACGTTCGATCATCGACACCGAGTTTCTCCAAGGCGCCGAGGCGGCCAAAGCCAAACGCTACGATCAGGCCCGCAAGCTGTGGCAAGAGTTCCTGGTCAAATACCCGCTCGATCCGCGTGCCCCGCGCATCCTGCTCGAATTCGGCCGCATGAAGTTTTTGGAAGAAGATTACGACGCGGCCATCGCCGAGTGGCGGCGCGTCGTCTCGAAGTATCCCAACACGAATGAATCGTCGCAGGCCCAATACCTGGTGGCCCTCACGCTGGAAGAGAAGCAGGGCAAGCTCGAAGAGGCCCTCAAGGAATATCGGAAAGTGACGTGGGGCAACTACGCCGCCAAGGCCCAGCAGCGCATCAGCCGACTCACCGCCAAGGAAATGACGGTCGCCACCGAGCGCGTGTTCCGCTCGAACGAGACGCCCAAGATCAAGCTCACCACCCGCAACATCGAGTCGGTCACGGTTCGGGCCTACACGGTCGATCTGGAAACCTACTTTCGCAAGATGCACCTGGCCGGCGGCGTGGAAGGTCTCGACATCGCCCTGATCGACCCCGACAAGACGTTCGAGTTCGATGTGCCGAAATATGCCCAGTATCAGCAGCTTGCCAGCGAAGTGGAGATCCCCTTCGAGTTCCGCGTGGCCGGCGTGCCGGGCGGCGTGATGGCCGTCACCGTCAGCGGCAAGACGCTGGAGGCGACGACGCTGGTCATCCAGAGCGACCTCGACGTGATCGTCAAAAGCTCGCGCGACGAAATCTTTGTGTTTGCCCAGAACATGCGGACCGGCAAGCCGTGGCCCAAGGTGCGGCTGTTGATTTCCAACGGCCAGCAGGTGTTTGCCGAAGGCGAGGCGGGCGACGATGGCGTGTTCCAGAAATCGTACCAAGAACTGAAGTCGGCCGGCGACGTGCGGGTGTTCTCGGTGGCTGATTTAAGCGTGGCCTCGAACGTTGTCGGCCTGAACGGCGTCGGCGTCTCCAGCGGTCTCACCGCGCGCGGCTACATCTATCCCGATCGCCCCGCTTATCGCGCCGGGCAGCTCGTTCACGTTCGTGGCGTCGTTCGCAACGTGGCCGACGACCGTTTTACGATCGACGAAGGCAAGAAGTTTCATTTTGAGGTTTACGACAGCCGCAGCCGCCTCATTCGGCAAGACGAAGTGACGCTGGGCAAATTCGGCAGCTTCCATGCGCACTTTGTGTTGCCCGACAGCAGCGTGGTCGGCGACTATCGCATCCAGGTTTATGACGACGCCGGGCAAAACTACCAGGGCGCCTTCCGCGTTCACGAATATCAGCTCGAACCGGTGCGTCTGGCGGTCGATACCGATCGAAAAGTTTTTTATCGAGGCGAAGAGATCGTCGGTAAGATCACTGCCAAATTCTATTACGGCGCCCCGCTGGCCGACCGCGAGATTCGCTATCAGCTTGCCGGCGGCCGAGTCTACACCGGCACCACCGACGAAAAGGGCGAGCTGGAGTTCAAGCTGCCGACGCGCGAATACCGCGAGTCGCAAACGCTGCCGCTGGTGGTCACGCTGGCCGAGCGGAACCTGCGAACGAGCGTCAACTTCTATCTCGCCACGCAGGGCTTTTCGATCGGCCTGAGCACCGTCCGCAAGGTGTTCGTCTCCGGTGAGACGTTTGAGGTTTCCCTCAACACCCGCGATGCCGAGGGCAAACCGATCAGTGAAGAACTAACTTTGAACGTACTCAAACGGACGACCGTCGAGGGCAAAGTCGGCGAAACCGAAGCCGAAGAGCACGAAATCGCGACCGACAAGGACGGCAAAGGCCGGCTTACGCTGCGACTAGAAGAAGGCGGCCAGTATGCGCTGCGCGCGGAAGGAACCGATCGTTTCGACAACCCGATTTCGGGCACGTCGCTGGTGCAGATTTCCGATGACAGCGACCGCGTTCGTCTGCGCATCCTGGCGGACCGTCACACATACAAAGTCGGCGATCGCGCCACCGTGCAGTTGCACTGGCGCGAAGCCCCGGCTTTGGCGCTGGTGACCTTCCAGGGCGGCAAGATTTTGGATTACCAGCTCGTGCAGCTTAAGACCGGCGCCAACGAGCTGGCGATCCCCATGACGACGCTCTTGGCGCCGAATTTCGATCTGGCCGTCGCCGTGATGACCGACGCCCGTGAGGCGAAGGAAAAAGACGACGACCCGGAAAACAACTCTGTAGGGAACGGGGCGCCCCCTGGGCCCCGTGGCGTTCCGCGGCGCTTCCACGAGGCATCCAGCCCCTTCACGGTCGAGCGCGAGCTACGATTGACGATCGCAACCAAGCCGAAGCAAGGCGACGCTGCCCGGCCGGGCGAAGAGGTTGAGGTAACGATCACGGCCAGCGATCCGCAAGGCAAGCCGGTCGAAGCCGAGCTGAGCCTGGCGATGATCGAGCAGGCGCTCTGGGAGATGTTCGGTTCGAACGTCGCTGCCATCGCCGACTTCTTCCGCGGCCAACCGCGCGCCTCAGCCGTACGCACCGCGTCCAGCGTGGCATTCTCCTACTATCCCGCAACGCAGCCCATCAACCCGCAGTTGTTGGCGGAAAAGGATCGGAGGGAAGTTGAGGCGATGGAGGAAGAGCGACGCAAGGCGTTGAGTGAACTGACTTCAAGTCAAACGGCCGAGTTGCAACGGCAACAGATCGCGGCGGAGCCACAAGCGAGAGCGAAAGTCAATCGCGAACTGTCCTTGCGCAACGGCAACATGGACGACGCTCTAGTGGCAGAAGAACTCGGCGAGGTCGAGAGCGTGCTAGGGACCAACGTTTATCCAGTTGGCGATCTTGTCGGCACGATCGAACATGATGCAAAAACTCAGAGCCGCGCGAGTGGCGACGTCTTTTACGATCAGATTCGCCGTCCAAGGGGATCGATGGTGGTTGAGGAATCAGCGATTCCATTCGATGATCTTTCAGTTAGTGGCGTGCCGGCCGCCAATGGCCCCGTGGCTGGCGGATTAGGCGGTTTCGCAGGACGGAGGTCTGGCCTGGCCAGCCGCCAGGCCGGTGCAGAGGCATACGGTTTTGGGGTTAACGACGGAAAGGTAAAGGCTCGACCGTTTTTTGAGCAAGACGAAGCTAAGTCCGAAGCGGCCAAGTCGGAGTTGGCGGATCGCAATCAGATGTATTTCGCTCCGGCCGATGCCAGCGCGCTGATGATGGGTCGGCTGGCGAAACCGGAATCCAACCCCACGGTCCTCTTGGCCGATGGAAGCCAGAAAACCTGGCAACTCGGCTTGAACTTCACGATACCCGACGGACAAAAGCTACGTGATGCGGCTGAAAAAAATGCGAAGCTGCTTGAGGAGGCTGAGGCGATGAGAACAGCGGGGGCCGTAATACTGCCGCCGCAAGCATCCCAAGAAACGGCATACTGGAATCCCGCAATCGTCACCGACAAGGACGGTAAGGCCACCGTTACGATCACATTGCCAGAGCGGACAACGGCGTGGAAGCTGCTGGCGAAGGGGATCACCACCGAGACACTGGCTGGGGAAGCCGAGAGCGAGCTGGTGGTTAAGAAGGAGCTGTTCGGCGAGCTGAAGCTGCCGCTGGCCTTCACCGACGGCGATGAGGCCGAGATTCTCACGACCATGCACAACGACGCGGTCGAGAAGGGGAAGATCGAGGTCACGCTTAAGACGACCATTGGTGGCAAGGCGGTCGAAGAGAAGAAGACGATCGAAGCGAGCAAGGGAATGCAGGAGGTGCCGTTCAGCGTGAAGTTGGAACTGCCCCGAGAGGAAGAACGGCAGAAGGCAGAAGGCAAAGGGCAGAAAGAGGAAGCAAGCACAGACGCTGTTGAAATCGAGTTGACGATCGTCGCCGGGGAGAAGCGCGATGTGGTGCGGCGGACGGTGCCGATTCGGCCTTATGGGATGCCGGTGTTCGCAACGGCCAGCGGCTCGGCCACCAGCGATACCACGGCCTTCGTCGAAGCGCCCGAAGGCATGACGCTCGAATCGCCCAAGCTGGAGGTGATCGTCGGCCCGACCGTCGAGCAAAGCTTGCTCGACGCACTTCTAGCGCCGGCGCCGTTATGCCAGCTTGGTGCCTTGCGATTGGCTTCGGGCATCGATACCTCGACGAGCGACCTGATGGCGGCCATCGGTTTGCAGCGTCTCGTTGGCGCCACGCGGCAGGCCGGCACGCCGCAGGCCGAAGCGCTTGATGCCCGAGTGCGCTCGTCGTTGAGCTTGCTGGTTTCGTCGCAGAACGACGATGGCGGCTGGAGTTGGACCGGACGCGGCGGTGCCAGCAATCGCTACACGTCGGCGCGCGTTGTCTGGGCGCTCAGCCTCGGCAAAGCCGCCGGCTACAAAGTAGCCGACGACAACTTTGAGAAGGCCATCGGATACATTCAGAGCCAGGTGGCGACGACGGCGGAGACGGATTATGACAGCAAATCGGTGCTGCTGGCCGCGCTCGCCTCGGCCGGCCGCGGCGACTTTACATTGGCCAACCGGCTCTATCGCAATCGGCCCGCGCTCTCGACCGGTGCGCTGGTCTACCTGGCGCTGGCCCTGGCCGAGATGGACCGGCAGCCAATGGCCCACGACCTGTTCGAGCTGCTCGCCAAGCGAAAGCTCGACGGCAGCGTCGAAGAACTCAACACACGGGCAGTGCTGGCCTGGAACGATTCGTCGGCCGAACTGCGGGCACTTTACCTGTTGGCCCTGGAAAAAGCCGAGCCGGAAAGCACCAAAATCAGGGACCACGTCGATTGGCTGATGGCCCATCGCACCGGGCATCGCTGGTCGCCCGACAAGGCGACCGGCCCCGCTATGTTGGCGCTGGGCCAGTGGTTCGCCAAAACGCGTTTCGACACCGAGCATTATCAGCTTACGCTGGTCGTCAACGGTTTTGAGGTGACGAAACTCGATGTGACGCCCGAGGCCAAGACGCAAACCGTTGCCATCCCGGCGGGCCTGCTCAAGAAAGACAAGCAGCGGATTCAGTTCCAGTTGGCCGGCCGCGGCCAATACACCTATCAGTGCTTGCTGAGCGGCTTCGTGCCGGCCGGCAAGCTCAAGAGCACCACTAAGAATTGGCTGGTCAAACGTTTCTACGAGCCGGCCCCGCGCGAGCTGGACGGGCAGACCATTCCCCGCGGGTTCGACGTGTTGCAAGGGGCTTTCACCACGTTCCGCAATCCGCTCACGCAGTTGCCCGTCGGCCAGCGCGGCCACGTCGAGCTCCATGTCTCGCGCATCAACTTGCGGGCAGACACGGCCGACGAAAAGGTGGAATACCTGGTCGTCAGCGAGCCGCTGCCGGCCGGTGTGACGGTGATCGAGCAATCGGTCACCGGCGCGTTCGAGCGGTTCGAGCTGACGCCCGGCGAGATCACGTTCTTCATCGGCAGTCAGAAGTGGCCCGGACCGATCCAGTTCGACGTCCACGGCTATCTGCCGGGCGAGTACCGCGCGGGGCCGACCGCCGTCCGCAACGCCTATCGGCCCGATCAGCTCGCCGTGGCCGACGCGCGGCAGCTCACGGTGCTGCCGCTGGGGCAAAAGAGCCAGGACGAGTATCGCCTCTCGCCGCGCGAGTTGTTCGAGTTCGGCAAGCGCTACTTCGAGAAACACGAGTGGCAGGCTGCGGCGGCGCATCTGACCGAGCTGATGAACAAGTGGAACTTGCAGCCGCAGTTCTATCAGGAGTCTGCCCGGATGCTGCTCGACGTTTATCTGGAGCTGGGCGTCGACGCCGAGATCGTCCGTTGGTTCGAGCTGATCAAGGAAAAGTGGCCCGACGTAGAGTTGCCGTTTGCGAAGATCGTGCGGGTCGGCGCCGCTTATGACAAGATCGGCGAATATGAGCGGAGCTTTTTGGTGTTCCGGGCGACGATCGAAGGCAGCTTCTCGCGCGAAAGCAACGTGGCCGGCTTCTTGGAGGGCCAGGGAGAATTTTTGCGGAGCGTGGCGGTGATGGGGCGGCTGCTGGCCGAGTATCCGCCGGAGCCCTACGCCGCGGCGGCCCAGTATGCCTTGGCCCAGCGCGTGTATGCCTATGCTCAGCAGGCGGCGGGCGACCAGAAGCTGCGCGACAAGAAGATCACGCGGGTCGATTTGATCGAGCACGCCGTCACCATGCTCGACGGCTTTTTGACGGCTTATCCCGAAGACCCGGCGGCCGACCAGGCGAGTTTTTCGCTGGCCAATGCGCTGTTGGAACTGAAGGCCTACGCCCGAGCGGTCGAACGCTGCCAGCGGTTCGCCGAGCGGTATTCGTCGAGCGACTATCTCGACAGTTTCTGGTACATCGTCGGCTACAGCTACTTCGCCCTGGGCGAGCACGAAAGGGCGCTGGAGATGTGCCGCAAGGTGGCCGAAGCGAAGCACGTCGATCGCCAGACGGGCCGCGAGGAAGAAAGCCGCAACAAGTGGCAGGCGATCTACATTCTGGCCCAGGTCTACAACAGCCTGGGCAAAGCGGCCGAGGCGATCAAGGAGTATACTCGCGTGGAGGAGCGGTTCGCCGACGCTCGCCGGGCGATCGAGTATTTCACCCGCAAGGCGATCGAGCTGCCCGAGGTGAGCACGTTCGAGCCGGACGAAAAGGTTAAGGTCGATCTGAAGTTTCGCAACGTCGCCCGTTGCGACACGCGGGTCTACAAGATCGACCTGATGAAGTTCAGCTTGTTGAAGCGAAACCTGTCGCACATCACCGACATCAACCTGGCCGGCATCCGCCCCTATCACGAGGCGGCGATCGAGCTGGGCGACGGCAAAGACTATCGCGATCGCACGCGGAAGCTGCCGTTGCCGCTGAAGGACGAAGGGGCTTACCTGGTCGTCTGCCGCGGCGACGATCTGCACGCCAGCGGTCTGGTGCTGGTGACGCCGCTCAAGGTTGAGGTGCAGGAAGAGCCTTCATCGGGCGAGGTGCGGACGACGGTGAAAGACGTGACGAAGGACCGCTACATCAACGAGGTCCACGTCAAGGTGATCGGTAGCCGCAACGCCGAGTTCATTTCGGGCGAAACCGACTTGCGGGGCGTGTTTGTGGCCAATGGCGTGCAAGGCACGGCCACGGTGATTGCCGAGGAAGGCGACAACCGCTACGCCTTCTTCCGCGGACACGCCGAGCTCGGCACACCTCCGCCGCCGGCAGCGACGCCAGCCGAGCAGCAGCCCGCCGGCGCGGCCGGCAAGCCAATGGCCAACGACAGCGAGCAGTTGCTGCGTCAGTTGCAGGAGAGCAACAGCATGATCCAGCAAATGCAGTGCGAGAACCTGAAGAACATTTATCAGCAGAACAAGCAAGGAGTGCAGTTGAAGGAGGCGTTTTAA